From a region of the Streptomyces sp. NBC_00193 genome:
- a CDS encoding TIGR01777 family oxidoreductase, giving the protein MRIAVTGATGLIGSALGRSLKADGHEVVRFVRREPAGPGEARWDPARGYVDPAGLAGCEAVVHLAGAGVGDHRWTAAYKREIRDSRVKGTAAIASAVAAMDEPPATLLCGTAIGYYGDTGDRMVDEDAPAGEGFLSEVCIAWEAAAAPAREAGVRTVFARTGLVVSAEGGAWGKLFPIFKAGIGGRLGNGRQYWSHISMHDEIAALRHILDTPALTGPVNLTAPEPLTNREVTAAMGRVLRRPAVFAVPAPVMRVVLGEFSQDVLGSQRVRPARLLDSGFVFRYPGIEESIRAALEA; this is encoded by the coding sequence ATGCGTATCGCAGTCACCGGTGCCACCGGGCTCATCGGCAGCGCCCTCGGGCGGTCACTGAAGGCCGACGGACACGAGGTCGTCCGCTTCGTGCGGCGCGAGCCCGCCGGGCCCGGTGAGGCGCGGTGGGACCCCGCGCGGGGGTACGTGGACCCGGCCGGACTCGCCGGCTGCGAAGCCGTCGTGCACCTCGCCGGCGCCGGGGTCGGCGACCACCGCTGGACGGCCGCCTACAAGCGGGAGATCCGCGACAGCAGGGTCAAGGGCACGGCCGCCATCGCCTCGGCCGTCGCCGCCATGGACGAGCCGCCCGCGACGCTCCTCTGCGGCACCGCCATCGGGTACTACGGAGACACGGGCGACCGGATGGTCGACGAGGACGCCCCGGCGGGGGAGGGGTTCCTCTCCGAGGTCTGCATCGCGTGGGAGGCCGCTGCCGCGCCCGCCCGGGAGGCCGGGGTCCGGACCGTGTTCGCCCGTACCGGACTGGTCGTCTCCGCCGAGGGCGGGGCCTGGGGGAAGCTGTTCCCGATCTTCAAGGCCGGGATCGGCGGCCGCCTCGGCAACGGCCGCCAGTACTGGTCGCACATCTCGATGCACGACGAGATCGCCGCCCTGCGCCACATCCTCGACACGCCCGCCCTGACGGGGCCGGTGAACCTGACCGCCCCCGAGCCCCTGACCAACCGCGAGGTCACCGCCGCGATGGGCCGGGTCCTGCGCCGCCCGGCGGTGTTCGCCGTGCCCGCGCCGGTCATGCGCGTGGTGCTCGGGGAGTTCTCCCAGGACGTGCTGGGCAGTCAGCGGGTGCGTCCCGCCCGGCTGCTGGACTCCGGGTTCGTCTTCCGGTACCCGGGGATCGAGGAGTCGATCAGGGCCGCGCTGGAGGCCTGA
- a CDS encoding regulator: MTERPAQRVPNRQLSALIAEAGFSNAGLARRVDQLGLEHGLDLRYDKTSVTRWLRGQQPRGTTPALIAEVFTRRLGRRLSAQDLGLDACAPVYAGLEFAATPEEAVDIASGLWRKDSGSHAELRKIAFTPAGLVVPSRDWLIGRADERVGRGAEQAASRVPEQGRPEQGRLDQGRLDQGRLDQGRLDQGRPVSGRASVPRQRQIDRGPGQRVTGGDIAALRSVGELFRTLDHAYGGGHARQALVRYLEHEAEPMLRGTYGETTGRRLFSAAADLTRLAGWTSYDIAAHGLAQRYFVQALRLAQAAGDRPYGAYVLITMSRQAVYLGHGREAVQLARVAQQGVGSGPPPVVQALLHSAEARGHAVLGEVRASTASLVRAERALGAARPGDDVPHWARDYDEAQLADEFGHCHRDLQQYRASAQHAERSLQLRSPSYARSRLFCRVVLATARLGLGELDQACALGAEAAQQAMEMRSVRAVEYVRDFERRLEPYRDASAVRGYRDRVAALS; the protein is encoded by the coding sequence ATGACGGAACGACCTGCCCAGCGTGTCCCCAACCGGCAGCTCTCGGCACTGATCGCCGAGGCCGGGTTCTCCAACGCCGGGCTCGCCCGCCGTGTCGACCAGCTCGGTCTGGAGCACGGTCTCGATCTGCGGTACGACAAGACCTCCGTGACCCGCTGGCTGCGCGGGCAGCAGCCGCGCGGCACCACCCCGGCGCTGATCGCGGAGGTGTTCACCCGGCGCCTGGGGCGGCGGCTGTCGGCCCAGGACCTGGGCCTGGACGCGTGCGCCCCGGTGTACGCGGGGCTGGAGTTCGCGGCCACCCCCGAGGAGGCCGTCGACATCGCGAGCGGGCTGTGGCGCAAGGACTCCGGTTCGCACGCCGAGCTGCGCAAGATCGCCTTCACTCCGGCCGGGCTGGTGGTGCCCAGCCGGGACTGGCTGATCGGGCGGGCCGACGAGCGGGTCGGCCGGGGCGCGGAGCAGGCCGCCTCGCGCGTGCCCGAACAGGGCCGTCCCGAACAGGGCCGCCTCGACCAGGGCCGTCTCGATCAGGGCCGTCTCGATCAGGGCCGTCTCGATCAGGGCCGTCCCGTGTCCGGCCGGGCCTCGGTGCCCCGGCAGCGGCAGATCGACCGCGGTCCCGGGCAGCGGGTGACGGGCGGTGACATCGCGGCGCTCAGATCGGTGGGCGAGCTGTTCCGCACCCTCGACCACGCCTACGGGGGCGGCCATGCCCGCCAGGCCCTGGTGCGGTACCTGGAGCACGAGGCCGAGCCGATGCTGCGCGGCACCTACGGGGAGACCACCGGGCGCCGGCTGTTCTCCGCCGCCGCCGATCTGACCCGGCTCGCGGGCTGGACCTCGTACGACATCGCCGCGCACGGGCTCGCCCAGCGGTACTTCGTCCAGGCGCTGCGCCTGGCCCAGGCCGCCGGGGACCGGCCGTACGGGGCGTACGTGCTGATCACGATGAGCCGGCAGGCGGTCTACCTCGGCCACGGCCGGGAGGCGGTGCAGCTGGCCCGGGTGGCGCAGCAGGGCGTGGGCTCCGGGCCGCCGCCGGTGGTGCAGGCGCTGCTGCACTCGGCGGAGGCGCGCGGGCACGCGGTGCTCGGGGAGGTCAGGGCCTCGACGGCCTCGCTGGTGCGGGCCGAGCGGGCGCTGGGCGCGGCCCGGCCGGGGGACGACGTACCGCACTGGGCGCGCGACTACGACGAGGCGCAGCTCGCGGACGAGTTCGGGCACTGCCACCGGGACCTGCAGCAGTACCGGGCCTCGGCGCAGCACGCGGAGCGGTCCCTGCAGCTGCGATCGCCCTCGTACGCGCGGTCGCGGCTGTTCTGCCGGGTGGTGCTGGCCACGGCGCGGCTGGGGCTGGGCGAGCTGGACCAGGCGTGCGCGCTGGGCGCGGAGGCGGCGCAGCAGGCGATGGAGATGCGGTCGGTGCGGGCGGTGGAGTACGTACGGGACTTCGAGCGGCGGCTGGAGCCGTACCGGGACGCGTCCGCGGTGCGGGGGTATCGGGACCGGGTGGCCGCCTTGTCCTGA
- a CDS encoding VIT family protein: MTEADGAVAQSAAISTRLNWLRAGVLGANDGIISTAGLVVGVAGATTSRSAILAAGVAGLLAGALSMAAGEYVSVSSQRDSEKAALDLERRELEESPEEELEELTGLLVGRGLSEPVAREAAEQLTERDALRAHARVELGINPDELANPWHAAAASLVAFTVGALLPLLAIVLPGASQRVPVTVVAVLLSLTLCGVISARLGGAPAARAILRNVAGGALAMVVTYAVGTWLGAAT, encoded by the coding sequence GGTGCTCGGCGCGAACGACGGGATCATCTCCACGGCGGGCCTGGTGGTCGGCGTCGCCGGGGCCACGACCTCGCGGTCGGCGATCCTGGCGGCGGGCGTCGCCGGGCTGCTGGCGGGCGCGCTGTCGATGGCGGCGGGGGAGTACGTGTCGGTCAGCTCCCAGCGGGACTCGGAGAAGGCGGCGCTGGACCTGGAGCGGCGGGAGCTGGAGGAGTCGCCCGAGGAGGAGCTGGAGGAACTGACGGGGCTGCTGGTGGGCAGGGGGCTGAGCGAGCCGGTGGCGCGGGAGGCGGCGGAGCAGCTGACGGAGCGGGACGCACTGCGGGCGCACGCGCGGGTGGAGCTGGGGATCAACCCCGACGAGCTGGCCAACCCCTGGCACGCGGCGGCGGCCAGCCTGGTGGCGTTCACGGTCGGGGCGCTGCTGCCGCTGCTGGCGATCGTCCTGCCGGGGGCCTCGCAGCGGGTCCCGGTCACGGTGGTCGCGGTCCTGCTCTCCCTGACCCTGTGCGGGGTGATCAGCGCCCGGCTGGGCGGGGCACCCGCGGCCCGGGCGATCCTGCGCAACGTCGCCGGAGGCGCCCTGGCCATGGTGGTGACCTACGCGGTCGGCACCTGGCTGGGCGCAGCCACCTGA
- a CDS encoding FAD-dependent oxidoreductase, which yields MVIVGAGVSGLAAAHHLIASGVTVIVLEGAADAGGRMATETVDGFRLDRIGQILNTAYTEPARTPGLEGLVLKPFATGALVHSDGKTLRAGALTPARALTSGSLDQARIGAALARLAALPEERLLARPERTAHAALSSSRLGTTLRPLLAGLLRDPALTTSSRVADLALRTFARGRLAVPEGGAATLPGLLAAALPPGTVRTGVRVRSVATNLVTTEEHGDFGCRSVVLATGARAAAELLPGLRVPAFHQVTVIHHATTTPLPWDGSLLLDGDPDWPVAHTAVMSAVDPTRAPAGRSLVTTTVLGPPPPTRTVASRLARLYETATRDWELLAVHHTREAVPAMPPGQDTRRTVRVLAGLYVCGDHRDTNTVEGALRSARRAAAAVLRDFGIPVPTTPEATLPVAA from the coding sequence GTGGTCATCGTAGGAGCCGGAGTCTCCGGACTCGCGGCAGCGCACCACCTGATCGCGTCCGGGGTCACCGTCATCGTCCTGGAGGGCGCGGCCGACGCCGGCGGCCGGATGGCCACCGAGACCGTGGACGGCTTCCGGCTCGACCGGATCGGCCAGATCCTCAACACCGCCTACACCGAACCGGCCCGCACCCCGGGCCTGGAAGGCCTGGTCCTCAAGCCCTTCGCGACCGGCGCCCTCGTCCACAGCGACGGCAAAACACTGCGCGCCGGCGCCCTCACCCCCGCCCGGGCCCTGACCAGCGGCTCCCTCGACCAGGCCCGGATCGGCGCGGCGCTCGCCCGCCTCGCCGCCCTGCCCGAGGAACGCCTGCTGGCCCGCCCCGAGCGCACCGCGCACGCCGCCCTGAGCTCCAGTCGCCTCGGTACGACGCTGCGCCCGCTCCTCGCCGGGCTCCTGCGCGACCCCGCACTCACCACCTCCAGCCGCGTCGCCGACCTGGCCCTGCGCACCTTCGCGCGCGGCCGCCTCGCCGTGCCCGAGGGCGGCGCCGCGACCCTGCCCGGACTGCTCGCCGCCGCGCTGCCGCCCGGCACCGTGCGCACCGGGGTCCGGGTCCGCTCCGTCGCCACCAACCTGGTCACCACCGAGGAACACGGCGACTTCGGCTGCCGCTCCGTGGTCCTGGCCACCGGCGCCCGGGCCGCAGCCGAACTGCTCCCGGGCCTGCGCGTGCCCGCCTTCCACCAGGTGACCGTCATCCACCACGCCACCACCACCCCGCTGCCCTGGGACGGCTCGCTGCTCCTGGACGGGGACCCGGACTGGCCCGTCGCCCACACCGCGGTCATGAGCGCGGTCGACCCGACGCGCGCACCCGCCGGCCGCAGCCTGGTCACCACCACCGTGCTCGGCCCGCCGCCGCCCACCCGGACGGTCGCCTCGCGGCTGGCCCGGCTCTACGAGACCGCGACCCGGGACTGGGAGCTGCTCGCCGTCCACCACACCCGCGAGGCCGTACCCGCCATGCCGCCGGGACAGGACACCCGGCGCACCGTCAGGGTCCTGGCCGGGCTGTACGTGTGCGGCGACCACCGGGACACCAACACCGTCGAGGGGGCCCTGCGCTCCGCCCGCCGCGCCGCCGCCGCCGTCCTGCGCGACTTCGGCATCCCGGTCCCCACCACCCCGGAAGCCACCCTCCCGGTGGCAGCCTGA